Below is a genomic region from Fibrobacterota bacterium.
TTTGCGGGCGAGCCTTTTAGGCAAGGACCGCCAGACCCTGAAGGACCTGGAGGCTTCCGGTCCCGATCCGCTCACGCGTTGGGCCGCAGGTTACCTGGCCGACGAGGCGGCCGGGATCACCCCCAAGCCGGACAGCGCCAAAGCGAAAGCAGAAGTCGCCAGGGTTAAGGCCGAAGGGGACAAAGCGAAAACAGGGACCGTCGCGGCGAAAACGCAGTCTGCTAAAGCCCTCATGCCCAAGTCGGACGAAGGCCTGATGGCCATGCTCGATGCTTCGCTGGAGCGCAAGTTCTCGGGAGCCACCAACGAGAAGTTCTTCACCGGCGGGGGCGTCCACTCTTTCGTCAACTTCGAGGCCAACGAGGGCGGGATCCAATCCATCAAGACGGCCTTCCGCCACTCCGTCAACCTGGTCTTCATCCGGCTGATGCGGGAGATCGTCCAATACTATCAGGCGCAGCTCCCCATCTCGCGCGCGACCTTGCTGGATTCCAATTCTACCGAGCAACGCCAGTCCTATCTCGCGAAGTTCGCGGAACAGGAGGGGCAGGTGTTCCTCGGGCGCTTCTATCGCAAGTACCGCGGACTCGATCCCGCCCAGGTCACCGAGGCTTTCTTCCACGGCTTCCGCCCGGTGCCGCGACGCTTGGCCGCCGCCTATCTGTATCTCGATCCCAAAGCCGACACCTCCGCTTTCGCGGACTTCATGCGCGGGCAATTGGGGGATTCCCTCTATCCCCAAAAGTCCCTGTCCCAGCTTTACCGGCAACACCAGGATGAGGATCTCAACCTGGCCGATCTCGGCTACGTGGCCGGCGTGCATCCCCTGGAACTCTGGCTGGTAGGCTACCTGCGCGCGCATCCCGGCGCCGCTTGGAGCCAGGTCAAGGAAGCCAGCCGCGACCAAATCCAGGAGACCTACCAGTGGCTCTTCAAGACCCGCCACAAGCAGGCCCAGGACCTGCGCATCCGCGGCATCATGGAAGTGGAAGCCTTCCTGGAAATCCACCGCGCCTGGCAACGCCTGGGTTACCCCTTCGGATCCTTGGTGCCCTCCTACGCAACCGCCATCGGAAGCTCGGCCGATCGACCCAACTCCCTGGCCGAACTCGTCGGCATCATCCTCAACGATGGGGTGAAATACCCTTCCGAACTGATCGATCGGCTCCGCTTCGCGGAAGGCACGCCTTACGAAACCATCTTCTCCCGGGCCGACGCCGCGCCCAAACGCCTTTTGGCCCCCGAGATTTGCCGCACCCTCATGCCTTGCCTCTTAGACATCGTCGAGAAGGGCACGGCCGCGCGCGGCTACAAGGCCTTCCCGCTTCCGGGCGGAGGCTACATCCCGTTGGGCGGCAAGACGGGCACGGGCGACGACCGCTTCGAGACCTTCGGCAAGGGCGGTCAGCTCATCGAATCCCGGGCGGTGAACCGCACGGCCACCTTCGTCTTCTTCCTGGGCGATCGTTTCTTCGGCACCCTTACCGCCCACGTGCACGGGCAGGAGGCGGACAAGTACGGGTTCACGAGCGCCCTTCCGGTCAGCATCCTGCGGCTGATGGCCCCCGACCTGATGCCCTTGCTGGCGCCTCGCGAACAGCATGGCCGACCGGAGGACTTCCCCCTGGCCGCCGATGAAACCGGGCCCCGCCGGTTGCCCGCCCCCATGACCGTGCCCCGGCGCCCGGCCGTCGACGCGGCTACGCTCTCGAAAATGCTATTGGGGCCGGCGGTTCCGGACACCAATCAGGCGCGTTCCCCCAATGCGTGGGAATGACCCGATCTCTCCGCCCATCCCCGGATAATTAACTTTACCTCGTTACGATGCCGCAGGGGACGCCTCCCGCCGGGGAGGGGACCGATGGCACGCGATTCATTTCAACTCGAGGCCTTACATGAAGCCGAGCCTTTCCGGGATCACCTACTTCCTACTTCTTTCAGCCGCCGCCTTCGCCGCGGCCCCTTCCGCGCCCTCTGCCGCCGCCTCCCATCCGGCCGGATTGGATCAGAAAAAGATCCATTCCGATTACAACGACGGGAATTTCGAGAAGGTGACCGCCACCCTGGAAGGGTTCATGGCCGCCCATAAGACCTATAGCTTCGAGGACAGCGTGTTCATCGCCAAGCATCTGGCCGTCGTGTACACCGCCAATCCAGAGACGCGGGAAAAGGGCAAGTACTACATGTACCGGCTGCTCGCCTTGTTGCCTTCGGCCAAGCTGGTGGATATGTACGTGAGCGATGAGATCGATCGCATCTTCGAAAAGGTGCGGGAGGAATTCATGTCGCGCCAGCAATCCTTCGGCGTGGATACCGCGAAGGTGAGCGTACCCGCGAAATCGCCGTCGCGGGAAGGGCGCGAAGCCGCCTCCGGGCCCGTGCCGGCCGGCCCCGCGGCCCCAGCGGGGCGGGAGGAAGGCAACAGCCATAAGACCACATATTTAGTGGTCGGAGGCACGGCCGTGGTGGCTTTGGGCATCGCCGCTTACTTCGTTTTCAGCGCGAACCCGAAGAACACAGATAAGACTTATGTGGTGCCGTAAGGCAGTCCGGAGGTTACTGCCCGCAGTCGCTTTAGGTCTCTTCGTATGGGCTTGCCGTATGACCGGGGAAGAGCAGGCCTTCCTCGACGTACGCGCGGATTCCACCTGGACGGCATTCGATCAGGTAGCCGTGGTTCTGACCGAGAAAAACGGCACCCCTATCGATACCTTGTTCAAGGGAAAGTTGACCTCCCCCTCGCAGTTACGGAAGTTGCCCGCGCCAGGCTATGACGGCCGACAGGTGCAAATCGTATTGATCGGCTTCAAGGATGGAAAACCGGCCAAGACCGAAACCCGGAATTATGACGGGCGCAGCCAATCCGAGACCGGGCCCAACCTGGTGGTGGTCATCCCCGTCGATACGGGATCCGGCGGCGATTCCTCGCTCGATCTCAAGCCCGACACTCTCCGCATTTACCTAGGCGGCCCCGCCGTCCCCCTCGCCCCGAGCGGATCATTCTGGACGGGTAAAACCATAACCTGGTCGAGTGCGAATGAGAAAATCGCGACCGTGAACGGGGGCTTCGTGACCGCCATCGGCCCCGGTAGTTGTTTCATCCGGGCCGGGAGCGGCAATTCCAAAGACTCGAGTCGCGTGACCGTGGTACGGGATTCACCCATTCTGGATCCGGGAGGGGATACCGCCGTTTCGATCGGCGCCATCGTCAGCTTCGCGGTGAAAGTGCGCCAGGAATTCGGCGGCATATCCGCCTTCAAATGGAGCTTAGACGGCGATAGCGCATGGGACGATTCCGCCTCGGGAATGCCTTCCCAGGCCAGCGTTTTGATCACGCCCCCGCGGACCTTCGGCCAGGCCGGGACCCTATCGCTTCGGTTCCTGGTGCGCGACGGCGAAGGCAATGAGACCATCGCGACCCGAGCGCTTTCGATCTCGAGCCAAATACCCAAGATTACGGCCTTTCCCGGGGACTCCTCGATTACGGTAGGGGATTCGCTTTCCTTCGCGGCCAAGGCGGAAGTCAACGCCGGTTCCCTCAAGCAGTACGCTTGGGACTTCGGTGACGCATCCCCCGCCTCGGCGGGAACCCTATCGGGCATCGCGGCGACCATCGCCGGCGGCCACCGCTTCGGCAAGGAGGGGGCATTCAAGGTCGTCCTGACGGTGGAGAATGATGCCGGAGTACGGATTTCAGCTTCGCTCATGATAAGCGTCGCCCCCACCGTGACCCAGTCCTCGCCTCCTGTCATCTTGGCGTTCACCCCTTCCGACACGGATATCTCCATTAACGATTCCGTTTCTTTCGCGGCTACGGTAACGGGATCCGCCCCTCTCGATTCCTACAGTTGGGATTTCGACGGAGACGGATCGCCCGACCTGGTCGGGACCCTATCCGGGACGAACGCCGCCTTGAAGGCGGGAAAGCGTTTCCTACCGGCGGCCAGCAATACGGTCACCTTGAAGGTGACGGACAAGGCGGGAAAAGTCCAGACCAAACAAGTGACCGTCCTAGTGGAAGCCGATCCTCCCAAGGCGGACGCAGGCAAGGATACCGCCGTTGACGCGGGCGCCCTGGTTTATCTCCACGGCAAAGCGTCGGATAGGCTAGGAAAAGTGGTCAAAACGGAGTGGAAGATCGGCTCGGGGAACTATAGCGTAGCCCCGCCGGAGACATCGCTCGTCGCCTCCCTGGCGGGCCAGGTAGAGGTGCCTTGTTCCTTCCGGGTTACCGACGATGACGGGCAAAAGGATTCCGATGTAGTGATCGTGAGCGTAAGGGCATCCACGGACGCGACCCTCAAAGGCCTTACCCTTTCGACCGGGACCTTGGCGCCGGAGTTTTCCCCGACCGTGACGGCGTATACCGCTTCGGTACCGGAGAATCTATCCATGATCACGGTGAACGCCGTTCCCAATTCCCCCGGCACCAGCTACACCGTGAACGGGGTCCCAGCTGGGTCGTCCCCGGGCATCCCCCTGCATCTGGGGCAGAACATCGTCACGATCCTCGTCACGGGGCAAGATAATTCCCGGAAAAGCTATCGGGTTACGGTTACGCGACTGGATCAAACGCCTCCCGGAATACCGGTGATGTCCAATCCGACGATATTCAAGTCCCCCACGCCAACTTGGGTCTGGACTTCGGGCGGCGACGGGAGCGGGACCTTCCGCTACAAATTAGACGATTCCATCCTCACCTCCGGGGCCGTTACCGCCAAGGTTTTGAGTTTCACGTCCCCGGCTTTGGCCGATGGGTACCATACGCTCTACGTGCAGGAAGAGGATTCCGTGGGGAACTGGTCCGAAACGGCTTACTTCAAGATCGCAGTGACCGTGGGTCCGATCTCCTGGTACAAATTCGATGGGAACTTCAAGGATTCGGGTCCCAATGCCAATGATGGGACGGGTTCGGGTACCCTGACCTTCGTCGCCGATCATACCGGCGCGGCCAGCAAGGCCGTGAGTTTCGCTTC
It encodes:
- a CDS encoding transglycosylase domain-containing protein, which codes for MLPPARGGASRHIPFGDPFSAIPALLKRRFVRRILLYLIAMAILAGAAAIAFASYEISTSHFQARYFAGLARGLWYAPGPGATDKIRFPDKGPTDERRGYTDIPGFTANLRAQGYQVESQARFSSLMLKLAEKGINPTYPEKTQAGLALLDNRGQSMFKVNYPLKIYPAFDSIPDPIVKTLLFIENKSLLDSAWPERNPSVEWGRMAKAAVELARQKLGHPGNVAGGSTLATQLEKYMHSEEGRTLGPKEKWRQMLSASLRAYQGGANTLDARKRILLEYVNTVPLAALPGYGEVNGLSDGLLAWYGASLDSINRMMRSPGSHGAGKNGIDTGVDMEALGKGYRQVLNLFIAHRRPTSYLLQHRDALKSISENYLRILGRDGVISPQLRDAALRSDPELMRRAAAFFPAAFVERKHVNSVRNTLLTQLGLPRLYDLDRLDLTVGTTLDGRAQKSVVRTLRRLADPDFVDSVGLHSFRLLEKGDPAKVVYSFTLYETVEGRNLLRVQADNYEQPLNINEGIKLDLGSTAKLRTLVNYLEIMTDLRASLLGKDRQTLKDLEASGPDPLTRWAAGYLADEAAGITPKPDSAKAKAEVARVKAEGDKAKTGTVAAKTQSAKALMPKSDEGLMAMLDASLERKFSGATNEKFFTGGGVHSFVNFEANEGGIQSIKTAFRHSVNLVFIRLMREIVQYYQAQLPISRATLLDSNSTEQRQSYLAKFAEQEGQVFLGRFYRKYRGLDPAQVTEAFFHGFRPVPRRLAAAYLYLDPKADTSAFADFMRGQLGDSLYPQKSLSQLYRQHQDEDLNLADLGYVAGVHPLELWLVGYLRAHPGAAWSQVKEASRDQIQETYQWLFKTRHKQAQDLRIRGIMEVEAFLEIHRAWQRLGYPFGSLVPSYATAIGSSADRPNSLAELVGIILNDGVKYPSELIDRLRFAEGTPYETIFSRADAAPKRLLAPEICRTLMPCLLDIVEKGTAARGYKAFPLPGGGYIPLGGKTGTGDDRFETFGKGGQLIESRAVNRTATFVFFLGDRFFGTLTAHVHGQEADKYGFTSALPVSILRLMAPDLMPLLAPREQHGRPEDFPLAADETGPRRLPAPMTVPRRPAVDAATLSKMLLGPAVPDTNQARSPNAWE
- a CDS encoding cadherin-like beta sandwich domain-containing protein; translation: MTGEEQAFLDVRADSTWTAFDQVAVVLTEKNGTPIDTLFKGKLTSPSQLRKLPAPGYDGRQVQIVLIGFKDGKPAKTETRNYDGRSQSETGPNLVVVIPVDTGSGGDSSLDLKPDTLRIYLGGPAVPLAPSGSFWTGKTITWSSANEKIATVNGGFVTAIGPGSCFIRAGSGNSKDSSRVTVVRDSPILDPGGDTAVSIGAIVSFAVKVRQEFGGISAFKWSLDGDSAWDDSASGMPSQASVLITPPRTFGQAGTLSLRFLVRDGEGNETIATRALSISSQIPKITAFPGDSSITVGDSLSFAAKAEVNAGSLKQYAWDFGDASPASAGTLSGIAATIAGGHRFGKEGAFKVVLTVENDAGVRISASLMISVAPTVTQSSPPVILAFTPSDTDISINDSVSFAATVTGSAPLDSYSWDFDGDGSPDLVGTLSGTNAALKAGKRFLPAASNTVTLKVTDKAGKVQTKQVTVLVEADPPKADAGKDTAVDAGALVYLHGKASDRLGKVVKTEWKIGSGNYSVAPPETSLVASLAGQVEVPCSFRVTDDDGQKDSDVVIVSVRASTDATLKGLTLSTGTLAPEFSPTVTAYTASVPENLSMITVNAVPNSPGTSYTVNGVPAGSSPGIPLHLGQNIVTILVTGQDNSRKSYRVTVTRLDQTPPGIPVMSNPTIFKSPTPTWVWTSGGDGSGTFRYKLDDSILTSGAVTAKVLSFTSPALADGYHTLYVQEEDSVGNWSETAYFKIAVTVGPISWYKFDGNFKDSGPNANDGTGSGTLTFVADHTGAASKAVSFASGNGQITMGDASILTGNSVTVSAWIYLASSASTDTRYFVYSGGVNFASEGSAIYFAVSTTNTNSAWCTVNVGEWTQITGTYDGSDIKIYKNGVLQSTTPQPGTVTGNLSQMYLGYFNSVFWDGRLDDLRYYNRVLSQTEITAVANGSM